One window from the genome of Glycine soja cultivar W05 chromosome 12, ASM419377v2, whole genome shotgun sequence encodes:
- the LOC114377954 gene encoding osmotin-like protein — protein MARSLFLCSLLILAVTTFSSPTGALILTLVNNCNYTVWPGIQPNAGHPVLAGGGLTLRSLTHQSIPVPDAHWSGRVWARTGCSYSGTAFSCASGDCGGRLQCNGAGGAAPATLAQLEVHHGSNDYASYGVSLVDGFNVPMTFTPHEGKGVCPVVGCRNDLLATCPRVLQHRVPAGHGPVVACKSGCEAFHTDELCCRNHFNNPNTCKGSIYSSFFKHACPATFTFAHDTPSLMHQCSSPRELKVIFCH, from the coding sequence ATGGCTCGCTCATTGTTCCTATGCTCACTCCTCATCCTCGCTGTCACCACCTTTTCCTCACCCACGGGTGCTCTTATCCTGACCCTAGTCAACAACTGCAACTACACCGTGTGGCCCGGCATCCAGCCCAACGCCGGCCACCCCGTCCTCGCCGGCGGCGGCCTCACCCTCCGCTCCCTCACCCACCAATCCATCCCCGTCCCCGACGCCCACTGGTCCGGCCGCGTCTGGGCCCGCACCGGCTGCTCCTACTCCGGCACCGCCTTCTCCTGCGCCAGCGGCGACTGCGGCGGCCGCCTCCAGTGCAACGGCGCCGGGGGCGCCGCACCCGCCACCCTCGCCCAGCTCGAGGTCCACCACGGCAGCAACGACTACGCCTCCTACGGCGTCAGCCTCGTCGACGGTTTTAACGTCCCCATGACCTTCACCCCGCACGAGGGCAAAGGCGTGTGCCCTGTCGTGGGTTGCCGCAACGACCTTCTCGCCACGTGTCCGCGCGTGCTGCAGCACCGTGTGCCCGCGGGTCACGGACCCGTGGTGGCTTGCAAGAGCGGGTGCGAGGCTTTTCACACGGACGAACTCTGTTGCAGGAACCACTTCAACAACCCTAACACGTGCAAGGGATCTATCTACTCCTCCTTCTTCAAGCACGCGTGCCCTGCCACCTTTACATTTGCTCATGACACCCCCTCCCTCATGCACCAGTGTTCCTCCCCGCGTGAGCTTAAGGTTATCTTTTGTCATTAA